One segment of Cetobacterium sp. NK01 DNA contains the following:
- a CDS encoding EAL domain-containing protein, protein MIYRLFVIVFFVLFNAAFSQVYIPKTLKEREILDTLKKEKITIALLDEPFYNLSYPNVPSLNETVKRFFKDYMQLNVTFKTISYKNLEKTLEDKEVDGVALIPKNSIYDAHLDFSDSIFSEELYVVSQEEKINSLGDLENKVIYTPHMRSYNNILKAILDNNDLYSYPIPVDNLNNYKNKLILTTNPALYKPNYGVRISHSSGVTMAFSHRYKALIPLVNEALNKHFRAVFLEEVDSLNKTLAYNNFYTSLTSEEKKYLETLPPIKVAYENRTHSLVSYKSKIDGLYKGIAPNIFKVLKKLNIQFIDVTTNTCQTPDNLRSKQFDTMLLSKTKERSKDFIFSKKIYEIGVYVINLDNSPSSSGSIGVLKDSVEEHIARRYDVDDNITVFDDFNDMVKALDSRKIGNLLVTNKEDFDSNKYNIIPFETIPINLMFNKEDKILRGVIDKAFKYFIDLQKLEDISSLEKEFEDKAIYLKNKEIQNLLVFFSVLFIFIILAVSTYLYRERLNKKTLLKDSLTELPNRFIFDKFCSEQNTLSGCTFVIDLNNFKNINDSLGHEFGDVILKEFANFLKNSFIDSYIFRISGDEFYGFSFENSESIINKLKRFRDYCPTLLKYNITFNLGLSYKDSKSSLATSFKYSDLAMLETKKNKTSFYKVADEKFIERMNRESSILSLLKEDIRGIYPMYQPKFCLKNEKLIGAEALARYNSPELGFIGPFEFIPIAEKYNFIHKVDYKIAKDCIVFIKSLIESNSIPSDNFRISFNISMKTFKRDDLITIIAGLLSYFKVPGKYIEVEITESIFVLDMKDLVTKLKALKTLGVQISLDDFTAGHSTAGLLPLLPIDIVKFDKSLLDSIDINNTKGEIVYKNLTTLIKDLNFKIVSEGIETKKQLDFLKSLNVDCVQGYYFSKPISKEEFTMEVKKI, encoded by the coding sequence ATGATTTACCGATTGTTTGTCATTGTTTTTTTTGTGCTTTTTAATGCGGCCTTTAGCCAAGTCTATATCCCTAAGACCTTAAAAGAAAGAGAGATTCTTGACACCTTAAAAAAAGAAAAGATCACCATTGCTTTACTTGATGAACCTTTTTATAATTTAAGTTATCCAAATGTCCCATCTTTAAATGAAACTGTTAAAAGATTTTTTAAAGATTACATGCAACTAAATGTTACTTTTAAAACAATCTCTTATAAAAATTTAGAAAAAACTTTAGAAGATAAAGAGGTTGATGGAGTTGCTCTTATCCCTAAAAATAGTATATATGATGCTCACCTTGATTTTAGTGATAGTATTTTCTCTGAAGAGCTTTATGTTGTTTCTCAAGAAGAAAAAATAAACTCTTTGGGAGATCTAGAAAATAAGGTTATATACACACCACATATGAGGTCATACAATAATATTTTAAAAGCTATTTTAGATAACAACGATCTATACAGTTATCCCATACCTGTTGATAATTTAAATAACTATAAAAATAAGCTTATATTGACAACTAACCCAGCTCTTTATAAACCTAATTATGGAGTTAGAATAAGTCACTCCTCTGGAGTTACAATGGCTTTTTCTCATAGATATAAGGCTCTTATCCCTCTGGTAAATGAGGCTTTAAATAAACATTTTAGAGCTGTGTTTTTAGAGGAGGTAGACTCTTTAAATAAAACTTTAGCCTATAATAACTTCTATACATCTTTAACCTCTGAGGAGAAAAAGTATTTAGAGACTCTTCCTCCTATTAAGGTGGCTTATGAGAATAGAACTCACTCTTTAGTTTCTTACAAATCTAAAATTGATGGGCTTTATAAAGGAATAGCGCCAAATATTTTTAAAGTTTTAAAAAAACTTAATATACAATTTATTGATGTTACCACTAACACTTGTCAAACTCCTGATAATTTAAGAAGTAAACAGTTTGACACTATGCTACTTTCTAAAACAAAAGAGCGTAGCAAAGACTTTATATTCTCTAAAAAAATCTATGAGATTGGTGTCTATGTAATTAATTTAGATAACTCCCCATCATCTTCTGGAAGTATTGGAGTTTTAAAAGATAGCGTAGAGGAGCATATTGCAAGAAGATATGATGTTGATGATAATATAACTGTTTTTGATGATTTTAACGATATGGTTAAAGCTCTTGATTCTAGGAAAATTGGAAATCTTTTAGTAACAAATAAAGAGGATTTCGATTCTAACAAATATAATATTATTCCCTTTGAAACAATCCCTATAAACTTAATGTTTAATAAAGAGGATAAGATTTTAAGAGGTGTTATTGATAAAGCTTTTAAATACTTTATTGATCTACAAAAATTAGAGGATATCTCTAGCTTAGAAAAAGAGTTTGAAGATAAAGCTATATATTTAAAAAATAAAGAGATTCAAAACCTTCTTGTATTTTTCTCTGTTTTATTTATATTTATAATTTTAGCTGTCTCAACATATCTATATAGAGAGCGTTTAAATAAAAAAACCCTCCTTAAAGACTCTTTAACAGAGCTTCCTAATAGATTTATATTCGATAAATTTTGCAGTGAACAAAACACCTTATCAGGATGTACTTTTGTTATAGATTTAAATAACTTTAAAAATATAAACGACTCCCTTGGACATGAGTTTGGAGATGTTATTTTAAAAGAGTTTGCTAACTTTTTAAAAAATAGCTTTATTGATTCATATATATTTAGAATCTCTGGAGATGAATTTTATGGTTTCTCTTTTGAGAACTCTGAAAGCATAATAAATAAATTAAAGAGATTTAGAGATTACTGTCCTACTCTATTAAAATACAATATTACATTTAATTTAGGGCTAAGTTATAAGGATTCTAAAAGTTCTTTAGCCACTAGCTTTAAATATTCAGATTTAGCTATGCTTGAAACTAAGAAAAATAAAACTAGTTTTTATAAAGTAGCTGATGAAAAATTTATTGAAAGAATGAATAGAGAATCTTCTATTCTCTCTCTTTTAAAAGAGGATATTAGAGGAATCTATCCTATGTATCAACCTAAATTCTGCTTAAAAAATGAAAAACTCATAGGAGCTGAAGCTCTTGCTAGATATAACTCTCCTGAGCTTGGATTTATTGGTCCTTTTGAGTTTATTCCCATAGCTGAGAAATATAACTTTATCCATAAAGTTGATTATAAAATTGCAAAGGACTGTATTGTTTTTATTAAATCTTTAATAGAAAGCAATAGCATTCCATCAGATAATTTTAGAATCTCTTTTAATATATCTATGAAGACTTTTAAAAGAGATGATCTTATAACTATTATTGCCGGTTTACTTAGTTATTTTAAAGTTCCTGGAAAATATATAGAGGTTGAGATTACAGAATCAATTTTTGTTTTAGATATGAAAGATTTAGTAACTAAGCTTAAAGCTTTGAAAACCCTTGGAGTTCAAATATCTTTAGATGATTTTACTGCTGGACACTCTACCGCTGGTCTACTACCTCTTTTACCTATAGATATTGTTAAATTTGATAAATCTCTTCTAGATTCAATAGATATAAATAACACTAAGGGAGAGATTGTCTATAAAAATCTAACTACCCTTATTAAAGATTTAAATTTTAAAATTGTATCTGAAGGAATTGAAACTAAAAAGCAACTAGATTTCTTAAAATCTTTAAATGTTGATTGTGTTCAGGGCTACTACTTTAGTAAACCAATCTCTAAAGAGGAATTTACTATGGAGGTCAAAAAAATATGA
- a CDS encoding GGDEF domain-containing protein, whose product MKKKSYNIFVILSMTFLTFSLIFFLVIRNKKEKEREASFLNKITLYTNYVDFNNLTPLEKKVLDEFNKIPKSEYPHRYKEIAENNRVLLNSISERNLGAFILKQLLNSDNLSPEARLYLLNKLRVLDASSGNIANAIKITMDYYNLAEELNSQYDIARAKIALGAIFSSLGGYETSIKILTEINLEDKEFPEILRLKTSLYLYLAENYYFLKEYDNALDALDSIPNLNSEPIDYQKNVVVLKELINARIYTELNNPKIVKASIDKANFELNNLTKIYFTDLKTFHMIALQGYYLRYDTQHFSPTVLEDFIEKAKLNGDIVFLKLAFKQLFNYYFEIKDFDRYRKLSIDYETYLDKINFTNNKVFSLYLIENIEHERFARENERLYRNIALLFLAIFVILGVSYKRSQYLSKKAKIDALTDIGNRLAFNNDINSLKNEKYSMLLFDIDNFKRINDKFGHDFGDEVLITIGKILKTIENKEITIYRVGGEEFAIIFTHLNEAFAMESCEYIRKSVENIHWKHHITVTISGGFSKATKNTYVECDKRLYKAKSSGKNMIIYQDINEGDLK is encoded by the coding sequence ATGAAAAAAAAATCTTACAATATTTTCGTTATTTTATCTATGACGTTTCTGACTTTTTCTTTAATTTTTTTCTTAGTAATTAGAAATAAAAAAGAAAAAGAGAGAGAAGCCTCTTTTTTAAATAAAATTACGCTATATACTAACTATGTTGATTTTAATAATCTTACTCCTTTAGAAAAAAAAGTTCTAGATGAGTTTAATAAGATTCCAAAGAGTGAATATCCACATAGATATAAAGAGATTGCAGAGAATAATCGAGTTCTTTTAAACTCAATCTCTGAACGTAATTTAGGGGCATTTATCTTAAAACAACTTTTAAATAGCGATAATTTATCCCCAGAGGCAAGATTATATCTCTTAAATAAACTTAGAGTCTTAGATGCTTCTAGTGGAAATATTGCTAATGCCATTAAAATTACTATGGATTACTACAATTTAGCTGAAGAATTGAATTCACAGTATGATATTGCTAGAGCTAAAATCGCCCTTGGAGCTATTTTCAGCAGTCTTGGAGGATATGAAACCTCTATTAAAATTTTAACTGAAATTAACTTAGAAGATAAAGAATTTCCTGAAATATTAAGATTAAAGACATCCCTTTATCTTTACTTAGCTGAAAACTATTATTTTTTAAAAGAATATGACAACGCATTAGATGCTTTAGATAGTATTCCTAATTTAAATAGTGAACCTATTGATTATCAAAAAAATGTAGTTGTCCTTAAAGAGCTTATTAATGCTCGAATATATACTGAGTTAAATAATCCTAAAATAGTAAAAGCCTCTATTGATAAGGCTAATTTTGAATTAAATAACTTAACCAAAATTTATTTTACAGATTTAAAAACTTTTCATATGATTGCTTTACAAGGTTACTACTTAAGATATGATACACAACATTTTTCACCAACTGTTCTTGAAGATTTTATTGAAAAAGCAAAGCTCAATGGAGATATAGTATTTTTAAAACTAGCTTTTAAACAACTTTTTAATTACTATTTTGAAATAAAAGATTTTGATAGATATAGAAAATTGTCTATTGATTATGAAACTTATCTTGATAAAATTAACTTCACTAACAACAAAGTTTTTAGTTTATATCTCATTGAAAATATAGAACATGAGCGTTTTGCTCGGGAAAATGAGAGACTTTATAGAAACATAGCTCTTTTGTTTTTAGCTATATTTGTTATTTTAGGAGTTTCATATAAAAGATCTCAATATTTAAGTAAAAAAGCTAAAATTGATGCTTTAACTGATATTGGAAATAGATTGGCTTTTAACAATGATATAAACTCTCTTAAAAATGAGAAATACTCTATGTTACTCTTTGATATTGATAACTTTAAAAGAATAAATGATAAGTTTGGACATGACTTTGGTGATGAGGTTTTAATTACAATTGGTAAAATTCTTAAAACCATAGAGAATAAAGAGATAACTATATATAGAGTTGGAGGAGAGGAGTTTGCCATTATCTTTACTCATTTAAACGAAGCTTTCGCCATGGAAAGCTGTGAATATATTCGTAAAAGTGTGGAGAATATCCACTGGAAACATCATATTACCGTTACTATAAGTGGAGGTTTTTCCAAGGCTACCAAAAATACATATGTTGAATGTGATAAAAGACTTTACAAAGCTAAAAGCTCTGGAAAAAACATGATTATATATCAAGATATTAATGAAGGAGATTTAAAATGA
- a CDS encoding response regulator transcription factor — MILIVEDTESLRKLTRKILEKEGFSVEEAENGEVALEKVSGSTKYTVILLDIMMPKMDGMEFIKNLRKFSETPVVFITALSDERSQVLAYENGADGYLTKPFSKALLLSMVKRFEQKSCKPTVYENLTLIKSSRGVFINNKEIHLPTKERELLFYLEENRGTIKTREQILDAIWGYDFYGNDRVVDKHIAKLRDRLGDCNRFIKTVKALGYKFEV; from the coding sequence ATGATATTAATAGTTGAAGATACTGAGAGTTTGCGAAAACTTACAAGAAAAATTTTAGAAAAAGAGGGCTTCTCTGTAGAGGAAGCTGAAAATGGAGAGGTAGCTTTAGAAAAAGTTAGTGGAAGTACTAAGTACACTGTCATACTTTTAGATATTATGATGCCTAAGATGGATGGCATGGAGTTTATTAAAAATTTACGTAAATTTTCTGAAACTCCAGTGGTATTTATAACTGCTCTTTCTGATGAAAGAAGCCAAGTTTTAGCTTATGAAAATGGAGCTGATGGCTATCTTACAAAACCTTTTTCTAAAGCACTTCTTCTATCTATGGTGAAAAGATTTGAACAAAAGTCATGCAAGCCAACTGTATATGAAAATCTAACTTTAATTAAATCTAGTAGAGGTGTTTTCATCAATAATAAAGAGATACATCTTCCTACTAAAGAGCGTGAACTGCTATTTTATCTAGAGGAAAATAGAGGTACTATAAAAACTAGAGAGCAGATTTTAGATGCTATTTGGGGTTATGATTTTTATGGAAATGATAGAGTTGTTGATAAACATATAGCTAAACTTCGTGATAGACTAGGAGATTGTAATAGGTTTATAAAAACTGTTAAAGCTCTTGGCTATAAATTTGAGGTTTAA
- a CDS encoding sensor histidine kinase, whose amino-acid sequence MRLRNKLIIILSVALLVSLFLEDLLGDIYFEKYFRYSKVLQLEKIDFISNNKIDFDKLKDYEKNQNALVMIYKDDKIENLENFYFVKVDTKDGEAYVLLDAFLDNLYSNTPLKIENKDLVEITAIKVLDNYYLPTVLIKNNQTFEDYKFSYTSEKIYNINGRVQKVNTPYTQSNLGDDFLESLLTIDVLKPQKEVYKDVDGDDEFQLITLEKCGYKVVIFYSYENINDIFPSLRLYFYLKGILIVLFTIFIGIILERIIVKPIVNISEISEKIANLNFIKEIDYKGKDEIGTLYKDIFKMSEKLENIIDLYKGKISKNKEAQIRLEESIKLFMHEVKTPLSAIIGFSDLLLEDEPNDEIKIINEESKRILKMANTLLEDNAFYQEGISLDITRFNLTSLIELSLKIFENEQKLLNKNIISFLWKDIYILGDREKLEQVILNILKNALEYAKKEIRIYVEEQENTVTLFLENDGIHIDENDLNKIWNKFFSSNSEGRGLGLYISSEILDAHGFQYGVRNTNFGVSFFIVLKKEI is encoded by the coding sequence ATGAGACTACGAAATAAACTTATTATAATTTTATCTGTGGCACTTTTAGTTTCACTTTTTCTAGAGGATCTTTTAGGAGATATCTACTTTGAAAAATATTTTAGATACAGTAAAGTTTTACAACTTGAAAAGATAGATTTCATCTCTAATAATAAAATTGATTTTGATAAACTTAAAGACTATGAAAAAAATCAAAATGCTTTAGTTATGATCTATAAAGATGATAAAATTGAAAACTTAGAAAACTTCTATTTTGTTAAAGTGGACACAAAAGACGGAGAAGCTTATGTTTTATTAGATGCCTTTTTAGATAACTTATATTCTAACACACCTTTAAAAATTGAGAATAAAGATTTAGTGGAGATAACAGCTATTAAAGTTTTAGATAACTACTATCTCCCAACTGTTTTAATAAAAAACAACCAAACTTTTGAGGACTATAAGTTTAGTTATACATCTGAAAAAATCTACAATATAAATGGAAGAGTACAAAAGGTAAATACCCCCTATACTCAATCAAATTTAGGAGATGATTTTTTAGAATCACTTTTAACTATAGATGTTTTAAAGCCCCAAAAAGAGGTTTATAAAGATGTTGATGGAGATGATGAGTTTCAACTTATCACACTTGAAAAGTGTGGATACAAAGTTGTTATTTTTTACTCCTATGAAAATATCAATGATATCTTTCCATCTTTAAGACTTTATTTCTATTTAAAGGGTATTTTAATTGTTCTTTTCACTATCTTTATAGGAATTATATTAGAGAGAATAATTGTTAAACCCATTGTTAATATCTCTGAAATAAGTGAAAAGATAGCAAATCTTAATTTTATTAAAGAGATTGATTACAAAGGAAAGGATGAAATTGGAACTCTATACAAAGACATTTTTAAAATGAGTGAAAAATTAGAAAATATTATTGATCTCTATAAGGGGAAAATCTCTAAAAACAAGGAAGCTCAAATACGTTTAGAGGAGAGCATAAAGTTATTTATGCACGAGGTTAAAACCCCTCTTTCAGCTATAATTGGCTTTAGTGATCTTCTTTTAGAGGATGAACCTAACGATGAGATTAAAATTATAAACGAAGAGAGTAAAAGAATTTTAAAAATGGCAAACACTCTTTTAGAGGACAACGCTTTTTATCAGGAGGGTATTAGTTTAGATATAACAAGATTTAATCTTACCTCTTTAATCGAACTTTCTTTAAAAATATTTGAAAATGAGCAAAAGCTATTAAATAAAAATATAATCTCATTTTTGTGGAAAGATATCTATATTTTAGGAGATCGAGAAAAACTAGAACAGGTTATTTTAAATATCTTAAAAAATGCACTAGAATATGCTAAAAAAGAGATACGAATCTATGTGGAAGAGCAAGAAAATACTGTTACACTATTTTTAGAAAATGATGGCATCCATATTGATGAAAATGATTTAAATAAAATTTGGAACAAATTTTTCTCTTCTAATAGTGAGGGACGAGGACTTGGACTTTATATCTCCTCTGAAATTTTAGATGCCCATGGATTTCAATATGGCGTTAGAAATACCAACTTTGGAGTAAGTTTTTTCATTGTTTTAAAAAAAGAGATATAA